In one window of Ignavibacteriota bacterium DNA:
- the rsmG gene encoding 16S rRNA (guanine(527)-N(7))-methyltransferase RsmG produces the protein MTKDKKTTLTRIFEKNNIQVTDERFEVMNLFAGHLLEWNKKVNLISRKDEENLWEKHIFGSLLLLSKMNFEYATNIVDVGTGGGFPGIPLAICLPENHFTLVDSIQKKINAVNDMVTQLGLTNVTAICSRAETLSETKEHKNQYDYIVSRAVARVNEIVRWSKKFLQGNQQETINEGQKNTTTLKRNSIVIFKGGDISDEIRETEIKQKPKSIEVIPLVVNGIESYDFTDKKLVIVRP, from the coding sequence TTGACAAAAGATAAAAAAACAACTCTCACCAGAATATTCGAAAAAAACAACATTCAAGTAACAGATGAACGGTTTGAAGTAATGAACTTGTTTGCCGGTCATCTTCTGGAATGGAATAAGAAGGTGAATTTAATTTCCCGGAAAGACGAAGAGAACCTTTGGGAGAAACATATTTTCGGCTCGCTTCTGTTGCTTTCGAAAATGAATTTTGAATACGCCACGAACATAGTTGATGTTGGTACTGGAGGCGGATTCCCGGGAATTCCTCTTGCAATTTGTTTACCCGAAAATCATTTCACGCTTGTTGATTCAATTCAAAAAAAAATCAACGCGGTAAATGACATGGTCACTCAACTTGGATTGACAAATGTGACTGCGATTTGTTCGAGAGCAGAAACATTAAGCGAAACGAAAGAACATAAAAATCAGTATGATTATATTGTCTCGCGTGCTGTTGCCCGCGTGAACGAGATTGTTCGATGGTCAAAAAAATTCTTGCAAGGGAATCAACAAGAAACAATTAACGAAGGACAAAAAAACACTACAACACTGAAAAGAAATTCAATTGTTATTTTCAAAGGGGGAGATATTTCAGATGAAATTCGGGAGACAGAAATCAAACAAAAACCAAAGTCAATCGAAGTAATACCGCTCGTTGTGAACGGAATAGAATCATATGACTTTACAGATAAAAAACTTGTTATAGTTCGTCCATGA